The genomic DNA ATCGAACCCGCGTCCACCGGTGCAGAATCAGGGCTTCTCCGTGTGCAGTTCGCTGTGATTTTCTCGGCCCCGGTGATCACGCGAACAAGTCGCCGACGGGCCCAGTCACTGTTTGATTTCCCATCGAACCCCGTGACCGGGCTCGATGGTTTAGTTCCCTAGATTATGCCAGGGTCCGGGTCGGGAACACCCCCGGGCTGACACCCTTTTAGGGTCCTTCAGTCGCTGTTATTAGGCAGCGAGGGCGAAGGACTGGGAATCGCTCTTGGAATTGGCGATTATTGGTTGCGACATATGGTTAACGAGATCATTGCCGCTTCCTCGACACGCTTCACCTGCTTCGACAGCCGCTGTCGAAACCGATCATCCCCATGTTGTTTTTTCAAACCGCTACACACCCGCTGTGGGGTGCAGTAGCCATCGTACGTGAACAACGCGCGGCGATGCCACCGTATTCCTCGTGGCTACTCGCCGCGCTGCTTCCGCTTCGCCGCCGCGATCGCGCGGTCCGACTCACGGCGGTCCTGCTTCTCGCGCAGGGTCTGCCGCTTGTCGTACTCCTTCTTGCCTCGGGCGAGGGCGATCTCCGCCTTGGCCCGGCCGTTGCTGAAGTACAGGGCAAGGGGCACGATCGTGTGACCCGTCTCCTGGGTCTTGGCCTCCAGCTTGTCGATCTCCTCGCGGTGCAGCAGCAGCTTGCGCTTACGGCGCACGGAGTGGTTGGTCCAGGTGCCCTGGTGGTACTCGGGGATGTGGGCGTTGTGCAGCCACGCCTCGCCCCCGTCGATCTGGACGAAGCCGTCGGTCAGCGAGGTCCGGCCCTCACGCAGCGACTTGACCTCGGTACCGGAGAGGACGAGCCCGGCCTCGTAGGTGTCGATGATCGCGTAGTCGTGCCGGGCCTTCTTGTTCTGGGCGACGATCTTGCGCTTGCCACCCTTCTCGCCGTCCCTGGCCTTGCCACCGGCGGCCCCACCGCCCTGCTTGGGCTGGGACTCCTTGGGTACGTACATTCCCTTGCTCATAGTGCTGACCATTTTCGCACTACAGGGGGGTCCGAGGGAAAGGCGATTACAGACGGGCGTCAGGAACGCTCAGGAAGCGTCTCCGAGCCCGCTCAGTACCGTCTCGGCCCGCTCCACGGCGGCCTGTCCCTGTGCGGTGACGTCGAGGTCGGGGGTGATGCCCACGCCGTCGACGGTGTGGCCGGAGGGGGTGCGGTAGTGGCCGACGGTCAGTTCGGCGACGACGCCGTCGGGCAGTTGGCTCGGCATCTGGACCGAGCCCTTGCCGAAGGTCCTGGAGCCCACGACGACCGCGCGGCCGCGGTCCTGGAGGGCGCCGGTGAGCATCTCGGCCGCGCTCATCGTGCCGCCGTCGACGAGTGCGACCAGGGGTCTGGTGGTGTCGCCGCCGGCGTCCGCGTGCAGGGCGCGCTGCCGGCCGTCGACGTCGTAGGTGGCGACGAGGCCGCCGTCGAGGAAGGCGGAGGCGGTGGTGACGGCCTCGGTGACCAGGCCGCCGGAGTTGCCGCGCAGGTCGAGGATGAACGCGGACTCGGCCGGGGCCTGCCGTACGGCGGTGCGGACGAGGTCGCCTACGCCCTTGGTGAACGCGGCGATCTTGATGACGGTGACCGCACCGGTCAGTCGGCGGACCGTCACGGAGTCGGTGGAGAGGCGGGCGCGTCGTACGGTCTCGCTCCACGCGTGCGTGCCGCGCTCCAGGCCGAGGGTGACGGTGGTGCCGGCGGCGGCGTCCTGGGCGTCACCGCGCAGTAAGGAGACGACCTCGGTGACGGGCTGCCCGTCGACGTTCTCGCCGTCGACGGTGCGCAGTCGGTCGCCCTTGTGGACACCCGCGGCGGCGGCGGGCGACCCGGACTGCACCTTGGTCACCTCGATCCGGCCGTCCCGCTCGCGCCGGGCCCAGAGCCCGACGCCGGTGTACTGGCCGTCGAGGGCCTCCTCGAACTCCTCGTACTCCCCTGGGGAGTACACGGCACCCCACCGGTCCCCGCTGCGGCTGACGGCCCGCTCGGCGGCCTCCATGGGCGACTTGCCGTCGGCCTTGGCGTCGGCGGCGGCCTTCGCGACCTCTTCGGTACGGCCGACGGGCGCCGAACGGGCCGTACCGGACGCCGTTTTCCGGTCGGACCGGTCGGCTTCGTCGAACGATCCGGTCGCCGCACCGGCCACCAGCACGCTCGCGAACACCAATGTCAGGGCGGCCCCGCGGCGGATGCGGCGGGGCTGACAGAACAGGTCGCGGCCTGACATGGCGGTGAGTCTAGGACAACGCGAAGGGCCGCACGGGCGGTTGCCCGTACGGCCGCCGTGGCATGCGTCACCGAGGCGTCTGGGGCGGGGCACGGCGAAATCGCGCGGAAGTGATCAGACGTACGGGCATTCGCTCGTCGGTATGAAGCAGGCGGGATGCGGCCCAGGTGTTCGAGCGTCGCGCATACGGTCTGCGGTGAACGGGGGTGAGGACATGGTCGCAACGCAGGAGGCTGCTCGGAGCGGCCATGCCCGGTTCACGTACCGGCTGCGGGTCTCGTCCACTGCCAGAGGGGCGCTGCTGGCCGAGTGGGGGCGTTGCCGGTGGGTGTGGAACGAGTGTGTCGCTCGTTCCAAGAGGGCCTATCGGGATGGGGAGATGTGCGGTCCGGCTCTCCTGGACAAGATGTTGACCGAGACTCGCGCGATCACGCCGTGGCTGGCCGGGGGCGCGTCCGTCCCGCAGCAGCAAGTGATCCGCGACTTCGGCACGTCACGTGCGAAGGCCCTGAAGGACATCAGGGAACGTCTGTCGGTGACGCGCCGGGCGGGAATGCCCGGCTACAAGAAGAAGCACGAGAGCCGTCCGAGTCTGAACTACACGCGGCGCGGTTTCCGCTTGAAGGACGGGCGGCTGCATCTGGCGGGTGGGATCGTCCTGACCGTGGTGTGGTCGCGCCAACTGCCCGCCGGGCCCTCGTCGGTGCGCGTGTACCAGGACAGTGTCGGCGACTGGTACGCCTCCTTCGTCGTCCCCGCCGAGGTCGCGCCGCTGCCCGGAACCGGCCGGGTGATCGGCGTCGACTGGGGCGTGCGGGAGACCGCCACCACCACGAGCGACGCCCACGACCTTCCCCATGCCGGGCACGGCAGAAAGGGTCAGGCGAAGCTGTCCCGGTACGACCGGATGGCGGCGCGCCGCAAGCCGAAGAAGGGCCACGCGGCCTCGAAGGGCTACCGCGAGGCGAAACGATGGCGGGCGAAGACCTACCAGAAGATCGCCCGGCAACGGCAGGACACCGCACGCAAGTGGGCCAAGAAGGTCGTGCGGGACCATGACGCGATCGCGGTGGAGGACTTCAGACCGAAGTTCCTCGCGAAGACGTCCATGGCACGCAAGGCGGCGGACGCCGCGATCGGGGCGACGAAGCGGGCCCTGATCGAGATGGGGCGCAAGCACGCACGGGACGTGCGCCTGGTGCATCCCGCGCACACCACCATGGACTGCGGACGGTGCGGAGCGAGAACCAAGCACGCCCTCCCGGTGTCGGAACGCACGTACACCTGCACCGCGTGCGGAGCCGTGTCCCCCAGGGACAGGAACTCCGCCCGCGTGATGCTCGTCCGGGCTGGTCTGAACCCGGCTGGTGCTGAGGGCGCAGGACCTCCTGGAGCGCTGCTCCAGAAGGCGGCCTGAGCCAGGAATCCCCTCCCTTGGCAGGGAGGGGAACCGTCAAACCTTCAGGTACTTGCGCAGCGCGAAGAACGCCGCAAGCGCGGGCATCAGCAGGCTCGTCGCGAGGATGAGCGGGAGCTTCGTCAGGACGGCGTCCCAGCCGATGAAGTTGATCAGGTTGAGCTTGTGGGACAGGTCCAGGCCGTGGTCGATGATGAAGTACCGGGCGACGACCAGGAATCCGCAGGCGACCGTGCCGCCGATGAGGCCGGCGACCGCGGCCTCCATGATGAACGGGGCCTGGATGTAGAAGCCGGACGCGCCGACCAGGCGCATGATGCCGGTCTCACGGCGACGGCTGAACGCCGAGACGCGCACCGTGTTGACGATCAGCATCAGGGCGACCACCAGCATGAGGGCCATGACCGCGCGGGCGGCCCAGTTCATGCCGTTCAGGAGGCCGAAGAGGTTGTCCAGGATGCCCTTCTGGTCCTGCACCGACTGGACGCCGTCACGGCCGTCGAAGGCGGTCGCGATGACCTGGTACTTCTCCGGGTCCTTGAGCTTGATGCGGTACGACTCCTGCATCTGGTCCGGGGTGAGGGAGCTGGCCAGCGGGGAGTCGCCGAACTGCTCCTTGTAGTGCTTGTACGCCTCGTCCTGCGACTCGTACACGACCTTCTCGACGACCGACATCTTGCCGAGGTCGGACTTGATCTGCGCCTTCTGGTCGTCGGTCACCGCGCCTTTGGCGCAGTTGGGGTCGGACTCGGCGTCGCTCTTGTTGCAGAGGAAGATCGAGACGTTGACCTTGTCGTACCAGTAGCCCTTCATCGTGGTCACCTGGTCGCTCATCAGGAGCGAGCCGCCGAAGAGGGCCAGGGACAGGGCTACGGAGACGACGACCGCGAAGGTCATCGTCAGGTTGCGGCGGAGACCGACACCGATCTCGGAGAGTACGAACTGGGCGCGCATGGCGGCTTCTTCAGGCCTTTCCGTGGACGGACATCAGACGGCGGTCGAACGGCGGTCAGTGCTGGTAGCCGTAGACGCCACGTGCCTGGTCACGGACGAGGCGGCCCTTCTCCAGCTCGATGACGCGCTTGCGCATCTGGTCCACGATGTTCTGGTCGTGCGTCGCCATGACCACGGTGGTGCCCGTCCGGTTGATCCGGTCGAGCAGCTTCATGATGCCGACGGAGGTCTGCGGGTCGAGGTTGCCGGTGGGCTCGTCCGCGATGAGGAGCTTGGGCCGGTTCACGAAGGCTCTCGCGATGGCAACGCGCTGCTGCTCACCACCGGACAGCTCACCGGGCCTGCGGTCCTCCTTGCCGCCGAGCCCGACGAGGTCGAGCACCTGGGGCACGGACTTGCGGATCTCGCCCTTGGACTTGCCGATGACCTCCTGCGCGAAGGCCACGTTCTCGGCGACCGTCTTGTTGGGCAGCAGGCGGAAGTCCTGGAAGACGGTCCCCAACTGGCGGCGCATCTGCGGCACCTTCCAGTTGGAGATGCGGGCGAGGTCCTTGCCCAGCACGTGCACCTGGCCCTGACTGCACCGCTCCTCGCGGAGGACCAGCCTCAGGAAGGTGGACTTTCCGGAGCCGGAGGACCCCACGAGGAACACGAACTCGCCCTTCTCCACTTCCAGGGAGACGTCTCTGAGAGCGGGGCGGGTCTGCTTGGGGTAGACCTTGGAGACATTGTCGAATCGGATCACGGGTGCACCACGGGTAGCCGGGGGTAGGTGAGCGTGACCATACGCGACCCGGGTGTACCCGCGCAGTCGGCGTCCGGGGTTGCGCGAGGCTTGCACGTTTTGTCGCGGATTTGCAGGGCTGGAACGCACAAGGTCGGGGCAGGATAAGGCGAGCCGCGCCGAATCCAGCGGAACCTGGCACAGTGGAGGGGGAACGTTCTGGTTTCCCGGGGCGTTGTGTCTGTGAAAGCCGGTGCAAGGAGGGCGAGCGCATGACGTACGACCGGTTGGTGTGCGCGAACTGCGCGGCGCCCGTGAACGAGGGCCGCTGTCCCGTCTGCCGTGCGAACCGCGCGCGGCTGCAGCAGGAGAATCCGTGGGGCAATCTCAACCCCATGGCACTGATCGCCCTGCTCGCGGTACTGATCGCGGCGCTGGCGCTGGTGGCGCACCAGACCGCGTAGGCGGCCTGGACAAGGACACGCAGAAGGGCCCGGAGCGACATGCTCCGGGTCCTTCGTCGTACGACGTGCGTACGGTCCGTACGGGGACGGCTACCGTCAGGCGATCGTGCCGCCGCGGTTGCTGCTCGCGAGACGCGGGAGCACGCGGAAGGCGATGCCGCCGGCGATCATCGTCGCGGCGCCGATCAGCAGGAACGCGGTCTGGCCGGCACCGGTCTCGGCGAGCTCACCGCCGCTGCCCTGGGCCGTCGTGTCCGACCCGGTGTCGGTGAGCGCGGAGGTACCCGCCTCCTGGGCGGAGGAGCCGCCGTCGGGGTCGGTGTTGTTGCCGCCGGTGGAGCCGGAGCCGCTGGTGCTGCCGTCCGTCGGGGTGTCGGTGGGCTCGTCCGTCGGCTCGGTGGGGTTGTCGGTCGGCTCCGTCGGGTCGTCGCTCGGCGGAATCGAGGTCGGCGGCTCGGAGGTCGGGGGCTCCGAGGTCGGCGGCTCCGAGGTCGGCGGCTCGCTCGGCGTGTTCGGAGCGGTCGGGACAACGGTGTCGGTCGGGTCGGGCGAGGCCGGGCCGTCGAGGTTGACGTCCGCGCTGACACCGTTCTCGTCCACGGTCACACCGAGGTCGAGCGCCGATGCGGCACCCGCGGCGGTCAGCGAGGCACCGGCGGCGATGATCGCGCCGGCCGCTATGCGCGCGACACGGATCCGCGTCTTCTTGGTCATTAGGTTGCTACCCCCAGTAGCTCGTCGTCAGGGTGGCGCGTCGGTGTCCGGGGCCGTGATCGACGGGGGTGACGGCTGGCGAAAGCTCAGATCCCCCGGTTCACATGCGCCCCGGAGATACGCATGCCACGCTTCACCTTTCCCACTTTTCACAGCAACGTCAAGGCCGTTGCGAGCGCAATGTCCAACTAAGGGTTCTTTGCTGGGGGATGGAACCTGTGAGTGTGACGTAAAACCCGGACATCGTGGAGCACGACGGGAAAACAAAAGGCAACTGCCGCCCGGTGGACGGCAGTTGCCTTGTCGACAAAGCAATGTGCGGAGTTACTTCTCCTGCTGCTTGCGCCAGCGAATTCCGGCCTCCAGGAAGCCGTCGATCTCGCCGTTGAACACGGCCTCGGGGTTGCCCACTTCGTACTCCGTGCGCAGGTCCTTGACCATCTGGTACGGGTGCAGGACGTACGAACGCATCTGGTTTCCCCAGGAGTTGCCGCCGTCGCCCTTGAGGGCGTCCATCCGGGCCTGCTCCTCCTGGCGGCGGCGCTCCAGCAGCTTGGCCTGGAGCACGTTCATCGCGCTGGCCTTGTTCTGGATCTGCGAGCGCTCGTTCTGGCAGGAGACGACGATGCCGGTGGGGAGGTGGGTCAGGCGGACCGCGGAGTCGGTGGTGTTGACGCCCTGGCCGCCGGGGCCCGACGACCGGTACACGTCGACGCGCAGCTCGGACTCGTCGATCTCCATGTGGTCGGTCTGCTCGACGACCGGCAGGATCTCGACACCGGCGAAGGAGGTCTGGCGGCGCCCCTGGTTGTCGAAGGGCGAGATCCGCACCAGCCGGTGGGTGCCCTGCTCGACGGAGAGCGTGCCGTAGGCGTACGGCACGTGGACGACGAAGGTGGTCGACTTGATGCCGGCCTCTTCGGCGTACGACGTCTCGTAGAGCTCCGTCTTGTAGCCGTGGCGCTCGGCCCAGCGCAGGTACATGCGCTGGAGCTTCTCGGTGAAGTCGGAGGCGTCGACGCCGCCGGCCTCGGCGCGGATGGTGACGACGGCCTCGCGGGAGTCGTACTCGCCGGAGAGGAGGGTACGGACCTCCATCTCGTCCAGCGCCTTCTTGACGGCGGTCAGCTCGTTCTCCGCCTCGGCGCGGGTGTCCGGGTCGTCCTCCTCCTCGGCCATCTCGAAGAGGACCGAGAGGTCGTCGATCCGGCCGCGAAGGGCCTCGGTCTTGCGGATCTCGGCCTGGAGGTGGCTCAGCTTGCTGGTGACCTTCTGCGCCGCCTCCGGGTCGTCCCACAGGGAGGGCGCTGCCGCCTGCTCCTCGAGGACGACGACATCTGCCCTCAGCGTGTCCAGGTCCAGGACGGCCTCGATCGACTCCATGGTCGAGGAGAGGGACTTGAGCTCTTCGGAAACATCGACGACTGCCACGCCTCCAGCGTAACGGCTCCGCCAAGCGGGGAGTGCCGTGGCCGTAACGGGGCTCTGGTCACCCGGCGCCGGGGCGGGCGTACCTGGGGGCTCCGCCCCCAGACCGCCGTACCTGTCCCGACTCGGCCGGCTGCAAAGTACCGAAGGACCCTTACGGCGAAGCCGGTGCCGAGTTCTTCGTGTCCGGGGCGTTCGTGCCGGAGTCGTCCCCGGACGTCGCCGCCCACGTGCCGACCCCCACCGCCGCGACCAGCACCACTCCCGCCGCCGCCAGCGTCAGCCGCCTGCGCCGGGTCGCCGCCCGGTGCCGGGCCGAACCGGGACGCGGGGCGCCCGCCGGACGCGGGGCCCGTGCCGTACCGCGCGGGCCGCCCGCCAGCTCGTCCGGCGCGGGCACGCGCATCGACGTGTGGGTGTCCCGGTTGGAGTCGGCGGGCTTGGCGCCCGGCACCAGCGGTACGGCGCCCCGTCGTACCCGCTCGCTGCGCGCGGGCGCGGCCACCGGGGTCTCCTCCTGCTCCGCCTCCTCCGGCTCGGTGTCCGGCTCGTCGACGTCCAGCGGGGGCATCCCGGCCAGCAGGGGCAGTTGTTCGCGCAGCCGGGCGGCGAGTTCGGAGGCGCGCAGCCGGGAGGCCGGGGCCTTCGCCAGGCACTGCACCATGAGCTGCCACAGTTCGTCGGGGATCCCGGGCAGCGGTACGACGGTCTCGGTGACATGGCGTCGCAGCACCGCACCGGGGTGGCCGCCGCCGAACGGGGTGAATCCGGCGAGGAGTTCGTACAGGACGGTCGCCAGGGCGTAGATGTCGACGGCCGCGCGCGGGGGCAGGCCCTCGACGATCTCGGGGGCGAGGTAGTCCGGCGTGCCGATGATCTTCGTGGCGCGGGTGCGGCGCGGGGAGTCGATGAGTTTGGCGACCCCGAAGTCCGTCAGCAGCGCGGGGTGCGCGCCGCCGGGGCCGAGCGGGCCCTGCATGTCGAGGAGCACGTTCTCCGGCTTGACGTCCCGGTGGACGACGCCGGCCGCGTGGGCCGCCGCGAGTCCGTCCGCGATGTCGGCGACGATCGCGACCGCCGCCTCGGGGGAGAGCCTGCGTTCCCGGTCGAGGCGGGTGCGCAGGTCGGTGCCGCGGACCAGGTCCATGACGAGGGCGAGGTCGTTGCCGTCGACGACCAGGTCCCGTACGGACACGATGTTCGGGTGCTCCAGGCCGAGCAGGGCGGTGCGCTCCTGCACGAAGCGGCCGACGAGTTCCTGGTCGGACGCGAGGTCCTCGCGCAGCAGCTTGACGGCGACGGGCCCGTCGGGCCCCTCACCCAGCCACACCGTGCCGGCGCTGCCCCGCCCCAGGATCTGGTTGGCGGTGTACCGGCTGCCGATCTTCCGTGCCAAGGCTGCTCCTACCAGACGCGTGTTGTCGTTAAAACTACGCGTCAGATGAGCCAACCTTCACCGCGGAGGCGGAAATCACCCACTGGGTGTCGACAAATCACCAACACAACGTCCGACTTGGGCTTTTCGGGGGTCAGTTGCCCGCGGCCGAACCCAGATCCTTGACCCAGCCGCTCACCGTGCCGACGGTGTCGCTGATCTCCTGCCAGTAGCTCTTGCCCGTGCCGATCCAGTGCTGCAGCGGGGTCAGTTCCCAGACCAGCCAGCCCGCGAGAACCAGCAGGACGATCGTGAAGAGGCAGCCCTTCAGACAGCCCAGGCCGGGGATCTTCATCGGGTTGGCGCTGCGCTGCCGCGGCTGGCGGGGCTCACGGGCCGCCGGCTCCTGCGGCCGCTGGGGCTGCGGGCGCGGCGGGGCGTACTGCTGCGGCTGTTGCTGCTGCGGATGGCCGTAGCCGCCCTGCTGCTGCGGTTGCTGACGCTGCGAGGGCCGCTGCTGCGGGCGTTGCTGTGCGGCCTGGCGGGGCTGTTGCTGGGGCTGCTGCTGCGGGCGGGAGACCTGGCGCTGGGGGCGGCGGCGCAGCGGGTCCTCGCCCGGGTCGAGGTAGGGCTGGAACTGTGTCTGTTCGTTGCGGTCGCGGGCCGCGCGGAGCTGGTTCTGCCAGGGGTGCGGCTGCTCGGGGCCGGGGCCTGACGGGTTCTGCCCGCCCTGTTGGCCCTGCTGGCCGTACGGGTTCTGCGGCATGACCGTGGTCGGGTCGGCCGCGCCGCGGTTCGGCATCACGGTGGTGGGGTCGGCGGCGCCCACCGGGCCGCTGGTGTGCGGGAGGACGCTGGTCGCCGCGTTCGGGTCGTAGGCGCCGGCCTGGTGCGACAGGACCTGCGTCGGGTCCGCGGCGCCGGGCACGCCCGGTACGGCGGCGGGCGTGGGGTCGGGGGCCAGCAGCCTGCCGACGTTCTCGGCGGCGGCGATCTGCGCGGAGTTGGCGTGCACGCCGACGCCCTCGGCGACGACGCGCAGGCCGCGGGCGAGGTTCTCGGCGCTGGGCCGCTCGTCCGGGTTCTTGCGCAGGCAGCGCTCGATGACCGTCCACAGGGGGTCGGGGACCGTCGAGGGGCGGCGCGGTTCGGCGCTCAGGTGCTGGTGGAGGACTTCGAGGGCCGAGCCGCCGGAGAACGGCGGATGGCCGGTGACCAGCTCGTACAGCAGGA from Streptomyces sp. NBC_01478 includes the following:
- the prfB gene encoding peptide chain release factor 2 — its product is MAVVDVSEELKSLSSTMESIEAVLDLDTLRADVVVLEEQAAAPSLWDDPEAAQKVTSKLSHLQAEIRKTEALRGRIDDLSVLFEMAEEEDDPDTRAEAENELTAVKKALDEMEVRTLLSGEYDSREAVVTIRAEAGGVDASDFTEKLQRMYLRWAERHGYKTELYETSYAEEAGIKSTTFVVHVPYAYGTLSVEQGTHRLVRISPFDNQGRRQTSFAGVEILPVVEQTDHMEIDESELRVDVYRSSGPGGQGVNTTDSAVRLTHLPTGIVVSCQNERSQIQNKASAMNVLQAKLLERRRQEEQARMDALKGDGGNSWGNQMRSYVLHPYQMVKDLRTEYEVGNPEAVFNGEIDGFLEAGIRWRKQQEK
- a CDS encoding serine/threonine-protein kinase, with translation MARKIGSRYTANQILGRGSAGTVWLGEGPDGPVAVKLLREDLASDQELVGRFVQERTALLGLEHPNIVSVRDLVVDGNDLALVMDLVRGTDLRTRLDRERRLSPEAAVAIVADIADGLAAAHAAGVVHRDVKPENVLLDMQGPLGPGGAHPALLTDFGVAKLIDSPRRTRATKIIGTPDYLAPEIVEGLPPRAAVDIYALATVLYELLAGFTPFGGGHPGAVLRRHVTETVVPLPGIPDELWQLMVQCLAKAPASRLRASELAARLREQLPLLAGMPPLDVDEPDTEPEEAEQEETPVAAPARSERVRRGAVPLVPGAKPADSNRDTHTSMRVPAPDELAGGPRGTARAPRPAGAPRPGSARHRAATRRRRLTLAAAGVVLVAAVGVGTWAATSGDDSGTNAPDTKNSAPASP
- the ftsE gene encoding cell division ATP-binding protein FtsE → MIRFDNVSKVYPKQTRPALRDVSLEVEKGEFVFLVGSSGSGKSTFLRLVLREERCSQGQVHVLGKDLARISNWKVPQMRRQLGTVFQDFRLLPNKTVAENVAFAQEVIGKSKGEIRKSVPQVLDLVGLGGKEDRRPGELSGGEQQRVAIARAFVNRPKLLIADEPTGNLDPQTSVGIMKLLDRINRTGTTVVMATHDQNIVDQMRKRVIELEKGRLVRDQARGVYGYQH
- the ftsX gene encoding permease-like cell division protein FtsX produces the protein MRAQFVLSEIGVGLRRNLTMTFAVVVSVALSLALFGGSLLMSDQVTTMKGYWYDKVNVSIFLCNKSDAESDPNCAKGAVTDDQKAQIKSDLGKMSVVEKVVYESQDEAYKHYKEQFGDSPLASSLTPDQMQESYRIKLKDPEKYQVIATAFDGRDGVQSVQDQKGILDNLFGLLNGMNWAARAVMALMLVVALMLIVNTVRVSAFSRRRETGIMRLVGASGFYIQAPFIMEAAVAGLIGGTVACGFLVVARYFIIDHGLDLSHKLNLINFIGWDAVLTKLPLILATSLLMPALAAFFALRKYLKV
- a CDS encoding serine/threonine-protein kinase, with the translated sequence MRPVGSKYLLEEPLGRGATGTVWRARQRETAGAEAAVQGQPGETVAIKVLKEELANDPDIVMRFLRERSVLLRLTHPNIVRVRDLVVEGDLLALVMDLVEGPDLHHYLRENGPFSPVGAALLTAQIADALAASHADGVVHRDLKPANVLLKQGGGQMYPLLTDFGIARLADSPGLTRTQEFVGTPAYIAPESAEGRPQTSAVDIYGAGILLYELVTGHPPFSGGSALEVLHQHLSAEPRRPSTVPDPLWTVIERCLRKNPDERPSAENLARGLRVVAEGVGVHANSAQIAAAENVGRLLAPDPTPAAVPGVPGAADPTQVLSHQAGAYDPNAATSVLPHTSGPVGAADPTTVMPNRGAADPTTVMPQNPYGQQGQQGGQNPSGPGPEQPHPWQNQLRAARDRNEQTQFQPYLDPGEDPLRRRPQRQVSRPQQQPQQQPRQAAQQRPQQRPSQRQQPQQQGGYGHPQQQQPQQYAPPRPQPQRPQEPAAREPRQPRQRSANPMKIPGLGCLKGCLFTIVLLVLAGWLVWELTPLQHWIGTGKSYWQEISDTVGTVSGWVKDLGSAAGN
- a CDS encoding S41 family peptidase, whose product is MSGRDLFCQPRRIRRGAALTLVFASVLVAGAATGSFDEADRSDRKTASGTARSAPVGRTEEVAKAAADAKADGKSPMEAAERAVSRSGDRWGAVYSPGEYEEFEEALDGQYTGVGLWARRERDGRIEVTKVQSGSPAAAAGVHKGDRLRTVDGENVDGQPVTEVVSLLRGDAQDAAAGTTVTLGLERGTHAWSETVRRARLSTDSVTVRRLTGAVTVIKIAAFTKGVGDLVRTAVRQAPAESAFILDLRGNSGGLVTEAVTTASAFLDGGLVATYDVDGRQRALHADAGGDTTRPLVALVDGGTMSAAEMLTGALQDRGRAVVVGSRTFGKGSVQMPSQLPDGVVAELTVGHYRTPSGHTVDGVGITPDLDVTAQGQAAVERAETVLSGLGDAS
- a CDS encoding RNA-guided endonuclease InsQ/TnpB family protein, with the protein product MVATQEAARSGHARFTYRLRVSSTARGALLAEWGRCRWVWNECVARSKRAYRDGEMCGPALLDKMLTETRAITPWLAGGASVPQQQVIRDFGTSRAKALKDIRERLSVTRRAGMPGYKKKHESRPSLNYTRRGFRLKDGRLHLAGGIVLTVVWSRQLPAGPSSVRVYQDSVGDWYASFVVPAEVAPLPGTGRVIGVDWGVRETATTTSDAHDLPHAGHGRKGQAKLSRYDRMAARRKPKKGHAASKGYREAKRWRAKTYQKIARQRQDTARKWAKKVVRDHDAIAVEDFRPKFLAKTSMARKAADAAIGATKRALIEMGRKHARDVRLVHPAHTTMDCGRCGARTKHALPVSERTYTCTACGAVSPRDRNSARVMLVRAGLNPAGAEGAGPPGALLQKAA
- the smpB gene encoding SsrA-binding protein SmpB, which codes for MYVPKESQPKQGGGAAGGKARDGEKGGKRKIVAQNKKARHDYAIIDTYEAGLVLSGTEVKSLREGRTSLTDGFVQIDGGEAWLHNAHIPEYHQGTWTNHSVRRKRKLLLHREEIDKLEAKTQETGHTIVPLALYFSNGRAKAEIALARGKKEYDKRQTLREKQDRRESDRAIAAAKRKQRGE